The nucleotide sequence ATTAAATCTAGATTCGGTCCGACACTGTCAATTTTTACTTTTTGAGCATTGTCATTTTCTTTAAACGCTTCAGCGATGGTATTGTTTCGTCGTGTTTTTTCAAAAACGGTTGTTAAATTGCACTGATGGTCTAAATCTATTAATAGAACCTTCTTACCATGTTTGGCTAACCAATCACCATAATTTAAAGTCAAGGTTGTTTTACCAACACCACCCTTGATAGCAGTAAAAGTAATAATCTTCATCTTGATACCTCCTTCATCTAGCTTAATTATATCATTAGTAGACAAATAAATAAACAAACAATTTATTAAATAATTAAGCTGACAATTAACTCATTTTTAAAGCTCATTTTTAAAGATTCTATATTTTTTGCGATATCTGATAAAGGTCGTCCGTTTAATCCCTGTATTACGGGCAACATCTACATCACTCATGCCTGCCTGATAAAGTTTAAAAGCATGTTGCAAGCGGGGATCGTCTTGGGTGTATTGGGGTTTGCGTCCATGATATTTGCCCTGCTGCTTGGCCAGAGAAATCCCTTGTTGTTGACGCTCAATGATCCGCTTACGCTCACTTTCAGCCTGGTACTTATACAGTTCAATAATGAGATTGGTCATGAGTTGACGTAAATTGGGGTCAGCAATCCCCGTCATGGACGGTAAATTCAACACATCTAGGGTGGCACCCTTATTTTGAATGGAGTTCATGATCTGAGTTAAATCCTGGTTGTTTCTGCCTAAGCGATCTAGTTCAGTGACCAGGACAATATCACCCTCACGAATATAGGCCAGCATTTTTTGCAGTTCTGGCCGATTAGTGTTAGCCCCACTTAATTTATCCGTAAATAATTTATCAACGTCTTTTAAAGCCGCTAACTGTCGATCTAAATGTTGCTCCTTGGAACTCACACGCGCATAACCGATTTTAGCCATTTCCAGTTCTCCTTTTGGACAGTTCTAATGAACATTTGTAATTCCTAGTATAGCACAGAATCAAAAAAGGCCACTAGGGTATAGCAGAGCGGACCACTTGAAACTTCTAACTCCACTAAAATCCGAGAAATGACCAAGAAAAATGACAACTCTTCGAATATTGTTACTTCAAATTAAAATCAAAAATGATTACCTTAAAAATTGAGGTTTTTTAATTAAAATAATATTATTTTATGCTGTGTTATCCGCAATTCTAAATCTGGATCATAGTGATATTTGATAGCTTTGTAGCAGTATGTAAATAAAATTATTATTCTGATAAAGGCAAGCAACGATTGACAATTCTGAGCGTTATTTTTCGAATCATGGCGTTTTTATATTACAATGATCCTAGAAAAAGTAAAGTTATGGAGGCGATTAGATGAGTGATTTGGATCAGACAAACAGCTATCGATACGTCATTGTTGGTGGCGGAGTGGTTGCTGGCTATGCCGTCAAGGGAATTCGACAGGAAGATTCAGAGGGTGAGATCTTAATTATTTCGCAAGAGGCGGATGTCCCATATGAACGACCGGCACTGAGTAAAAAACTATGGCTAGATGATGAATTTACTGAAGAGAACATTCAGATTGGTGCTGAAAATTATCCCAATGTGACTTTTAAGTTCAAGACAACGGTTACGGCTATTAATCGGCAAGATAAGGTCATTACATTGGACGATAGTGAGCAAATCAAGTATGAACAGCTATTGCTAGCAACTGGCGGAGAACCTAGACAAATCCAGGGACCTTCTGATCCACATGTGCTAGTCTTTAGACAGTGGTCAGATTATCGCAAGTTACGTAAATTTAGTGGTCCGAACAAGCGAGTTGTGATCATTGGTGGTGGATATGTTGGTACAGAGCTCGCATCGTCACTGACCCAAAATGAGACTGAAGTTACGATGATTTTTCCAGAAAAAGCGCTGGGTGAGGGTAAATTTCCTGAGCCTATTCGGACTGAGTATGAAGCCACGTTCAAACGCAATGGTGTCACACTGATGAGTGGTCAGTTTGTCCAATCATATCAACGCCAAGGTGACCACTTGACTCTATTGACAAAGGATGGTACGGTGATCGCAGCCGATACGATCATTGTTGGGTTAGGCGTTACGCCGCGGATTAGTTTAGCTGAAGACAGTTGTTTGGATTTAGCTGATGGTGGTGTGAAAGTTAATGAGTATCTCAATACTAGTGACCCAGCCATCTGGTCTGCTGGAGATATTGCCTCTTATCCAGATCACATCTTGGGTCGGCAACGGATTGAGCACGTGGACCATGCCCGACTTTCTGGTGAATTAGTTGGCCGTAATATGGCAGGTGCTCACATGAGCTATCAGCATACCCCATACTTCTATTCCATGATTTTTTATATTTCCTGGCAAGCAATCGGTAATATTGATCCTAAATTGCAATTGATTTTTGATCGGCGAACGCATGGATCGCTTGTCTATTTCATAGATACCGATAAGTTAGTTGGTGTTTTAGTTTGGAATGTTAAGGTGAATCTTGATGATGTTCGCGCATTGCTTGCGAACGCTCCAGCTACAGATGATCTGGTGGGCTCCATTCGAGAGAAGAAAGCTTAGTATCTGGATGAGATATCGGTGAATCATTGCGTCATCACTAATGTACTTTAGAACAAAATGGCCATCATTAACGATGGCTCAGTAGCAAATAAAAACTAGCCTTGAGTCATTTTAAAGTGCATGAAGTGCAACACAAAAGTTAGACAAAATTGAATATTTTTAAACTGCTAAGGCATGTTCCCTGTATTCGCAGGGAGTCATGCCTTTTGTTTTCGGCTGTTCGTCAAATCAAGTTGATGGCGGTTCAAGTTAACAGTTAGACCATAAATGGTCTAGCTGTTTTTTTATTTGGCTGATGAGCTTGCTCGAAGCCAAAACATTTGAATATTTATACATTCAGTAAAGTTGTTCCAACTACGATATCCATAGGCACTACTTTTTATCTTTTTTGTTCTTCCAATGATTCCCTCTAAAAATCCGTTGGAATATTTAAGCTTCAGTGCATTTAATACTTGTTTACGATATTTTCTTAATGATGTCATTGTTTGATCCATAGCGGTATTGAGTGGATGATAATTGAGTAGTATCTGATTCATTGTATCAGTATCGCCTGTTCTAATAGCCTTTAAAATATCTTGATATACTTCGTAGGACTTGGCGAAACCTTCGTCCAAATCTAAACACTTTGTGATTAAATTTAGATCCGTTTCATAATAACCAACACTGTACTGATACTTAGGGTTTATCTTTTCGATGGAATCGAATGATTCCAAGAATTTTTTCCAATCTCTCTTCATGAACAAGTATTCTTTATTTCTTTTAGGCATTCGTTTCATTACCTGTATTCTAGTTGAATTGAGAGAACGATTCATCATCTGAACGATATGAAATCTATCAACAACGACTTTGGCCTTTGGAAACAACTTTGGTACTAAATTAATGTATCCGGCATTTAAATCCAAAGAAATAGTTTTTACCTGTCTTCTGACTTTCAAAGGAAATCGACTGAAGTATTTACTGATTTGATATGAAGTTCTTCTGGGCAAGATATCACCCGTACGATGATTATCGCTATCTAACCAAATAAAGCTCATTTTGTCAGTAGACATAAATTCATCAAATGCCATGTGCTTAGGAAGATGTTCAGGAAGTGATTTCTTGTGCATCTTGGCTTCTTCATCGATGATACGTTGAACGGTCTTATCGGAGACGTTAAAACGTCTGCCGATATCCTTCAATGATGTATTAAAAGCAGTTTCTGATAAGATCATTTGTCTAACAGGTTGTGCGATTTGACAATATTCCCAAACATAACTAGTTTTGGCTACAAAGATAGAGTTACAAGATTTACATTTATACTTTTGACGTTTCAGACTTATATACGTTGGACGTAATGATAATGATGGAACGACTATCATATTTTTATTAAATCCATTCTTAACTAAGTGGCCTGCAAGGCCACAGTTAAGACAACGGTCAATCTGTTTAGTTAGCATTGCAAAATAGACTAAGGACTTGATGCCATTAACTAACATAAATTTTGGGTCTTCAGTAAAGATAATATTCTCATCTTTCATTTCAAGAGCGTTTCGTATAGACTTATTACTTAGGGACATCATTCAAATTCCTTTCATTGTGAAGCTGTAGAGGGTAGAACATCTAAAGGTATGGATGGTGTCTTTTTGATGTTCTAAAATAGTTTTATTAATAAATGGTATACAAAAATAGAGTTGATGGCAAAATGCCTATCAACTCTATTTATCGTACAGCCGTTTTTTTGTGAGAGCGTAAAATATCTTGTGTAAATGCATAAAAGATTTCTGAATTGTATAGAAATAGGGAATGCCTTCCCTTATGATATTTAGTAACCACAGAAAACATCACAGGAGGCATTCCCCATGAATGAACTTACCACAGAAATTATCGCTGCACTAGCCCAAAAGCAAGATTTGGACGAAGTTTTTCGTCACCACCTCGAAATTGCGATTAACCAGCTGCTTCAAACCGAATTGGCAGAGTTTTTGGGTTACGAACGCTACTCATACGCTGGGATTAACACTGGTAATAACCGCAACGGCAGTTATGAGCGCTCGTTTGATACGAAGTACGGCCAACTTAACTTAACCATTCCTCGAGATCGCAATGGCCGGTTTGAAAATCATACCTTGCCAGCCTACGGTCGGCACAGTGATAATTTAGAAACAACGGTCATTCAGTTGTATACCAAGGAAATTACCACTGCTGAAATTGCCGAACTCATTGAGAAAATGTACGGTGCTCACTACTCCAAAGCCACGGTTTCCAACATGACTAAAGCCGTCAATGAACAGGTTCAAGCTTTCCAGCAACGTCGACTGGCTTCACAATATGTGGCCATCTTCTTAGATGCCACTTACTTGCAGTTAAAGCGGGATACCGTTCAAAAAGAAGCCGTTCATATTGCGATTGGCATTCGTCCAGATGGTACGAAAGAAGTGCTGAACTACCAAGTGGCGCCAACGGAATCGACTGGAATCTGGACTGAACTGCTGGGAACCTTGATCAAGCAGGGCGTTAAAGATGTGCTGTTGTTTGTGGCCGATGGGTTAGTTGGTTTGGATGAAGGCTTGAATCGGCATTTCCCTAAAGCCAAACGACAACGTTGCCTGGTTCATGTTGGGCGGAATCTGATGAACAAAGTTCGCGTAAAAGACCGCAAGGCCGTGATCAGTGACTTTAAACAAGTTCATCGGGCCGCCAACCGTGAAGCAGCCGAACTGAAACTGAATGAGTTCGCCAACAACTGGCATCAGACCTATCCCAAATTAATCAAAGATCTGCTTAAAATGCCGAATTTACTCACTTTCATGGACTTTCCACCAGCTATCCGGCAATCACTATACTCCACTAACCTGATTGAGAACTTTAATAAGCATCTCAAGCGCACCACCCACCACAAAGAACAATTTCCAACGGAAGATTCACTGGATCGCTTCCTGGTTTCTCAGTTTAATGTTTATAACGAGAAGTCTCTGAAGCGGATCCACCGAGGGTTCAAAGGACTCCAGGACATCTTGGAAGCATCATTTATTTAAGTTAGATACATATTATATGTACGAAGGCATTTCATTTACACAAGATTCTTGACGCTACCTTTCAATGGAACTGGTGGTCAAAATCGCATTGTAGTTGCCATGCCCCAAGCTGGTTTTACGCGGGCCTTTTTGTAAAATATATTGAACAACTTGGTTAATATGTTCATCGGTCTCAAAGTCAGCCGGAGTTAAATACGTTTCTTCCAAGTCCTTGACTGACATCGCTTGAATCTTGGCTTGAATTTTTGCTTCATCAGCTGTACTCAGCAGGCGGCCTTGCTTATCGCGACGTGCTTTGACGCGCTGGGTTTCTTTCTCGAGGGCCCGGGTTATTAACGTATCTTTGCCAATTGTTGTTACATGTTCGACGTTAAACGGTAACACGGCTTGGTCCTCTAAGGCATCTCGCAAGTTATAACGTGACAGACTTTACCAAATAGCTCCTCAGTCGTGACCGCTAGATCACCCTTGAGCTGTTTCTTATTTTCATTAAAGATGGGGGTGCCGGTGTAACCATACCAATTACTATTGACAAACGCTGCCCGAATTTCCTTTTGCATCTTACCAAATTGCGACCGGTGGGCTTCATCAACAAAGAAGATCACCCGTTGCTTTAAAGTCTTACTAAAGCGGGATTGCTTACCGGTTGCCAGCTGGGCTTGCGTTTTTTTGACCGCCCGATGGAGCTTTTGAATCGAGGTGACCAAGACCTTACCGTCATTTTGTTGCAACTTACGCATTAAATCACCGGTATTTTGGGCTTCGTTAATGGCAATATCGTCATTGGCAGCATAGGGCACTAAAGTTGCTAGTTGTCTGTTCATCTAAATCCCGCCGGTCAACTAAAAAGATGACCTTATCGACACCAGGATCTTGCGCAGCTAATTTAGCGGTTTTATATGAGGTGAGTGTTTTACCAGAACCCGTGGTATGCCAAACAAAGCCATCTTGATGGTCATGAATTCGGTGCATCACGGCTTCAATCGCATAAATCTGATAAGGCCGTAAGAGAATTAAGCTCTGACGTTCTTGGTCGATGACCGTATATTCACTGACCATTTGTGGGCCATGGGAATATTAAGGACTTGGCGCGTAAACGCTAAGCCGTTTTCCACGGGGTGATTATCCCGCGTTCGGCCAATTGAACAAAAAGGCTTTATTGAAATGATCCGGTTCGGCATTCGCAAAATACGCCGTACTATCCGGCGTCATAATCACAAACATTTGCAACAGCGAGTAAATTCCCGTATATTTACCTTCCTGTGCGTATTTTTCAATTTGGATTAAAAGCCTGGTTAAGTTCGACCGTGGCTTTTTTTAGTTTCCAATTGAATTAAGGGTAACCCATTAATTAATAAGGTTACGTCAAAACGGCGATCAGGATCGACATCTTGAGTACCAGCTAACCGTGGTCGCACTGCTTGCCGTACCACTTCATAACTAGATTTACCGCCAGCAACGTCGCTTTCCAAAACAACTCGAGCGTCACCGTGCCCAGCTTAGCATCATCACGTTCAACTTCAACTTTGCCAATGCCATTTTCGGCGGCTAGTAACTTAGCTGCTTCGTAAGGTGTCCGGACCTCAATCGCCCGTTTAACCTGATTAAATTCGGTATCAGTTAAAGGGTGTCCCTGCAATTTAGCATAATTATTGTTATTTAATTTATCACGAAAATTAGCCCATAATTGATCCGGCGTCGCACCATACAGGTCTTTGCGTTCCACCCATTGATTGCTTCCAGTCGTTAAGGTTTTAACAACTTCTTTTTCAAATGACAGTTCCAACATAAAAACATTCCTTCCCCCACCTTTAAATTACTCACTAGTTTATTATACGCGAACAGATTAGCGTTTAGGCTTCATAATTTAATATAGCTAGGATACAAATAAAGCCAAATAGACAAGCATCAAAAAAACGGAAGGTTAATTATTAAGAAGCTGTCCAAGATCTATGATTTTTGATATACTTCTATGTAAAAAGCGAGTTTAAGCTATGAAAAATTATCCCAGCAATACTACTCGGCAACAATTTGAATTAATTCGACCAGCTTTAGAAAATTTTCGTAAGCGAACTAAGCCTCGAAAATATGACCTCTACGAGGTCTTCTGTGCGGTCCTATATGTCTTGAAAACCGGTTGCCAATGGCGTCAAGTCCCCGGTGATTTCCCAGAATGGCGGTCAGTTTACAACTATTACAAAATTTGGTCAACTAAAGCTGAGCCTACGGCTGATTCTTTATTGGAACAAGTTTTAAAAAAATTGTCATTGCTCGGCGAACTTACCAAGGACGTTCAGCTTTAACTTCCTTTATTATCGTTGACGCTCAGAGCGTCAAAAACACCGCTACTGCTGAAAACAAAGGTTACGACGCTGGTAAGAAAATCTCGGGGATTAAGCGCCATCTGGCAGTTGATATCAATGGCTTTCCGCAGGCCATTCACATGACGCGAGCGAACGTCTCTGATCGAGACGGGGCCAGTGCAATGATCGCTTTACATGCCATGCATTTACGCCAGGTTCAAAATGTCTTAGTTGATGGTGGTTATTCAGGCGTTAATTTTCAGCTCGATGTAGCCAGTAATTTAAACGCAACCGTGCAGGTTGCGAAGCGCAATGAGTTGCATCGATTCGAAGTCATGCCCCAACGTTGGGTAGTCGAACGATCTTTTAGTTGGCTAGAGAATTGTCGGCGACTTTGGAAAAATTGTGAGCGTCAATTAACCACCAGTCTGCAAATGGTCGTTTTAGCGTTTTTAGCACTATTACTTAAGAGATTTTAGACAGCTTCTTAGAAATTGCTTTTAGTTTAAAACTTTCGTTGATAAAGAAATTGCAAATTGAATCTGGTTTTGTTGAGACGCGTTTACCAGTCTGGCGTTTGATCCCAGCAAGTAAATAGAACTTCTGGTGATGTCTGACTACTTTGCCAACATAGACGATTCGAGTTTGCTTTGCCTCGCGTTTTGTTAATGCTTTATCTGCGATATTGATTAGCTTGGTTTGAGTTTGGGGTGCTAATTGTTGGTTAGACTGAGTGTCGGAATTTGTTTTACTTGCGAGTACAGTTAGGGTACCTGCGATGATTAACAGGGCAATTGCCCAGATTGAAAATATCAGCTTTTTCATTATTGACTCTCCAAAAAATAATAGACCCTTAGTTTATTATTTTGGGTCTAAACTTTCTGGTATTGGTGAAAGCCAATGCCAGTTTTTTATTGTCTTCTTTTGGGCATACAAAAAGGACCTCACAGTCCAATGTTATGATTTAAGCAACCAAACCAAATCGTACAAAGGAGATACTGTGATGCCCCAATTAAATTCTATCTTAAATCTTCTAAATATAACAGACACAAATATCGATATCTTAAATTCAAATGACAAAGTGATATTCCGTGGCAGTCAAAAGCTCCATATCAAGGTCATCGAAGGAAGATTATCGTATCGCTTGAAGAAATGTCCTAATTGCGGGTTCGATTGCTTGATCAAGAACGGAGCTAGAGAAACCAATGTCCGCTTAGGCAGCCTCAACGGTTCCGAATATCATTTGAAACTCTGGAAGCAGCGCTATTTGTGTAGATCATGTAAAACGACTTGTGGAGCACATACTAACCTGGTAGAAAAGAATCAATCAATGTCTCGTCAAATAGATCAACTGATCATACTTTTGGCAAAACAATCCTTTACCTTCAAATCCATCGCTATGATGCTGGGGATATCTGCTAGCACAGTCGCCAGAAAGATATATGGCAGACTTCAATTACCTAAAAGAGCACGTTTACTACCAAAGAATATCTGCATCGATGAGTTCAGGTCTGCCAATCATTTGTTTTCTTTTATAGCTTGCGATGCAGACTCTCACCAAATGATCACCCTTTTGCCCAATCGTCTTTCGATGAAGATAATCGAACACTTTAAAAGAGAGTATTCATTATCTGAGAGACAACAAGTCGAATCAGTCTCGATAGACCTGAATGCCAATTATCAAGGTGTCATAAGAAGATTATTCCCAAACGCAAAGATAATCGTTGATAGATTCCATATCGTTCAACTGGTCGGAAGAGCGCTGGATAAAGCACGTTTGTCTGTACTGAATAGTCTCAGTGACAAAAAGTCTCGTGAATACAAAGCTCTTAAAAGCCAATGGCGGATGTTCCACTTATTTGATGATGAATTGGATCAAGCCAACATTAGATATATCTTTGGTATCAACGAGTATATGACTCAACAGAATCTTGTAGACATTGGTCTTGATGCCGATCCAGTATTCAAAGATGTATACCAGACTTACCAGAACGTTCTACGTTCAATAAAATCTAAGGACCCTGAATTGCTTAAGCAAACATTGCAAGAATATAAAAACAATGGGAGCTCAATGGATACTGCTATAACCACTTTTAAGAACAACTACAAATATCTAGTCAACAGCTGCGAATTGCCATATTCCAATGGTCCTCTTGAAGGATTGATTGGAAAGATCAAAAAGCTTAAACATAACTGCTATGGGTTCCGGAATCTCCATAACTTCTTTGTGAGGATCAGACTTATCATCGCATAAAAAAACCACACCATAAATGGTGTGGTAAATGCTCTAAAAAGTCTCACCAATACGATTTGACTTAGAGCCATTATTTTTTGGTGGTTTTCGCAAGTCATCAAAAAGCTCACAGAACAGCCCCGTTTAGGCGTGCTCTGTGAGCTTTTCGATTAATAAGTTGTTGCTTCCAATAAGGCTGGTGATTGTGGTTCTTCTTGTTTAAGAACAACCA is from Companilactobacillus alimentarius DSM 20249 and encodes:
- a CDS encoding recombinase family protein, producing MAKIGYARVSSKEQHLDRQLAALKDVDKLFTDKLSGANTNRPELQKMLAYIREGDIVLVTELDRLGRNNQDLTQIMNSIQNKGATLDVLNLPSMTGIADPNLRQLMTNLIIELYKYQAESERKRIIERQQQGISLAKQQGKYHGRKPQYTQDDPRLQHAFKLYQAGMSDVDVARNTGIKRTTFIRYRKKYRIFKNEL
- a CDS encoding NAD(P)/FAD-dependent oxidoreductase is translated as MSDLDQTNSYRYVIVGGGVVAGYAVKGIRQEDSEGEILIISQEADVPYERPALSKKLWLDDEFTEENIQIGAENYPNVTFKFKTTVTAINRQDKVITLDDSEQIKYEQLLLATGGEPRQIQGPSDPHVLVFRQWSDYRKLRKFSGPNKRVVIIGGGYVGTELASSLTQNETEVTMIFPEKALGEGKFPEPIRTEYEATFKRNGVTLMSGQFVQSYQRQGDHLTLLTKDGTVIAADTIIVGLGVTPRISLAEDSCLDLADGGVKVNEYLNTSDPAIWSAGDIASYPDHILGRQRIEHVDHARLSGELVGRNMAGAHMSYQHTPYFYSMIFYISWQAIGNIDPKLQLIFDRRTHGSLVYFIDTDKLVGVLVWNVKVNLDDVRALLANAPATDDLVGSIREKKA
- a CDS encoding IS256 family transposase, whose product is MNELTTEIIAALAQKQDLDEVFRHHLEIAINQLLQTELAEFLGYERYSYAGINTGNNRNGSYERSFDTKYGQLNLTIPRDRNGRFENHTLPAYGRHSDNLETTVIQLYTKEITTAEIAELIEKMYGAHYSKATVSNMTKAVNEQVQAFQQRRLASQYVAIFLDATYLQLKRDTVQKEAVHIAIGIRPDGTKEVLNYQVAPTESTGIWTELLGTLIKQGVKDVLLFVADGLVGLDEGLNRHFPKAKRQRCLVHVGRNLMNKVRVKDRKAVISDFKQVHRAANREAAELKLNEFANNWHQTYPKLIKDLLKMPNLLTFMDFPPAIRQSLYSTNLIENFNKHLKRTTHHKEQFPTEDSLDRFLVSQFNVYNEKSLKRIHRGFKGLQDILEASFI
- a CDS encoding IS5 family transposase (programmed frameshift) yields the protein MKNYPSNTTRQQFELIRPALENFRKRTKPRKYDLYEVFCAVLYVLKTGCQWRQVPGDFPEWRSVYNYYKIWSTKAEPTADSLLEQVFKKIVIARRTYQGRSALTSFIIVDAQSVKNTATAENKGYDAGKKISGIKRHLAVDINGFPQAIHMTRANVSDRDGASAMIALHAMHLRQVQNVLVDGGYSGVNFQLDVASNLNATVQVAKRNELHRFEVMPQRWVVERSFSWLENCRRLWKNCERQLTTSLQMVVLAFLALLLKRF
- a CDS encoding ISL3 family transposase, with product MPQLNSILNLLNITDTNIDILNSNDKVIFRGSQKLHIKVIEGRLSYRLKKCPNCGFDCLIKNGARETNVRLGSLNGSEYHLKLWKQRYLCRSCKTTCGAHTNLVEKNQSMSRQIDQLIILLAKQSFTFKSIAMMLGISASTVARKIYGRLQLPKRARLLPKNICIDEFRSANHLFSFIACDADSHQMITLLPNRLSMKIIEHFKREYSLSERQQVESVSIDLNANYQGVIRRLFPNAKIIVDRFHIVQLVGRALDKARLSVLNSLSDKKSREYKALKSQWRMFHLFDDELDQANIRYIFGINEYMTQQNLVDIGLDADPVFKDVYQTYQNVLRSIKSKDPELLKQTLQEYKNNGSSMDTAITTFKNNYKYLVNSCELPYSNGPLEGLIGKIKKLKHNCYGFRNLHNFFVRIRLIIA